The Calypte anna isolate BGI_N300 chromosome 3, bCalAnn1_v1.p, whole genome shotgun sequence genome segment GTATATCCAAATGTTGATGGAAGTAAGGCTTAAATTGTTCTGAGAAcctgatttaaaagaaattactacAGACCTTTAAGCACAAGATACCACAGTATCAGAGATTAATTTACAAGTTGTTGGAATTCGGTAGGTACGTTGGGATGTTGCTGGCTTTTTGTCAAATATAGATGTTAACAGCTCACCTGCACTTACCTGTTCCTGCATAACTGTGTGATAGTTACCTTCAACTTGTTAAACATCTCATTTCAGTACGAGGATGTCGTCCTGGGAAGATCGTTCAGATGACCGAGGCAGAAGTTCGGGGCTTGTGCATAAAATCACGGGAAATATTTCTTAGCCAGCCTATTCTCCTGGAACTAGAGGCACCTCTGAAAATTTGTGGTATGTAAACTTTGTATGTATGTGGTTTTATGTAGGTGTTTTAATCTAGTTCTGGTCTAGAGGAATTGGAAGGATACTGAGGTAGGCAAGTGATGCTGGCTTGGCTGATTCTGATTAGAGTGATGTCCTCACAATTTTAAAGGTAACTTTAAGTCTAGATTGGATTAATCCAAGCTAACAGTTGATAGTTTGCTCCTGGTACTAATTACAAGCAAGTTCTGTTGGCATTAAGGGCTGCTTGTGCCCTTGTCCAGTGCAGATTTTGCACTAGACTTGCAGATTTTGCCCATTGTACTTCCCTAGGAACTGCCTGCTTAGAGCTGCTACTCTTTTGATGACTGTTTCAAAAATCAGTTAGCTTCTTTAAAACAGCTAATGCATTAGTTGTTCTTTTAAAGcatgaacaaaacaaacatatttacatattttgaaACAGAACACTTCAAAAATAGTGTTGAAGAAAGCATTGTTAATCTTCCagttgaaaaaataaagatgggTGCAAACTCTTGAATTGTGCCTAGTTACCATGTAATAAATTCCTCGAGCTTTATTGCAAGTTTTAACAAACATCATTATTGCTGTCAGGTATTGATAAAACTACAGTGTGTGTTCTTTACTTGTCTGAACCTTTACAAGATACCAGACTTGTTCAAAACTGTGCTATTGTTAATAGTTAAGCTTGTTAAAAACTGTTGCAGAAGTATTGTGAATACTGGCATGTGACCATCCTTCAACTTCTTAGCGGCAGACACAGTCTTAGCATAAAACTTCTTGAATTAGGTCTCTTAAAGTGTCATAGCACTAAATTTGTAGCAGTCTTCGTTGTTATTAGCATGCTCAAAGATAGCTTCTTCCTGGCAGATCTAAGGTAGCAATGTTTCTTATATTAAGATAAAGTGTAAAAAAGCATTAATGGCAAAGTAGTTTTTAAatgaccaattttttttttagagtggGGAGGAGAAACTGGACCAGCTTGCCTAGTAACAAAGTTGAAGTTAAAATGCAGCTTTACCACATTGTGTTTATGCTATGTTGAAAAGCTTAAAGGAGTCTTGTCATATTCctagataaagaaaaaataaactgacaTTCAGATTGTATGTAAAAATATGTACTGCAAAATATAATTAACCTTCaaacttattttctgttttttaatggaGGTGGTTGAAAAGACTGATTGATGGACAGTACTGTAGTAGAAAATGCACAGTTAAATaaggcattttttatttttaaattggattCCAAATGCAGTGATAGCACCAGGAAGTGTCAGGTACATCCAAATTCAATATTAAAGCAATTGTTGAAAGATGCATTTAGATAAAAGTGAAAGAAACATCACTTtcatcaaaaggaaaataagcagttctgctgctttgAAGTAATACTTTAGTGTGTTCAGGCAGTGCCTGAAGATCCATTATAGGACTGGCTTCTCCTGTAATCTAAATCAGTCCAAAATAAGCTTTTACATCTTGAATTGGATGTGTTTTAATGTAAGATGAAAGATACTTTTATGtaaacattcattttaaaataggtGCGGTTTTTACTGTAAGACTTCATATCTGGTAGGCTTTAATTCAACTTGTACCCATatgaagctttattttaaaatgccaggtgccttgaattgaATAGTAAATGCTTTGGTTCTTTTACAGAATTGTTTCTATAAATTGTTCCTTTGCCCTTTGAGTGTTTTGATCCCTCCAGCTTATGTGTGTAACTGAAAGTAGTTCTAGACAATGAGCACAACTGTAATATTCTTTCTGTAGTATGTTTACTTAGTAGTTAATTCTCCTTGAGTGGGGAATTGTTACAGAAGTCTGTTCAAAGGAGGAGGTATTGCATTTCTCATGGAAAGAGTAAAGATGAATATAGCTATGTAATCTTCTTACTACTGTatgctttaatttaaatgtgGAGCATATGGGTTGGGGAATATGTTGTCTTTTAAGATTATGGAAAAAGTTGTAGATATGcatgtgttgggtttttggtttttttaaggctgTAGTAGCTAGTGCTTTACTGGAGAATAGCTGTGCACAACAGAGTTGGGATTTGGTGCTGAACAAGcaccaaaagagaaaatgcattaaTGGAATGCTCACAGTAGGGGACCTGGAGGTACTAAATTCATACAGCTTGTATTTGAGGGCTCCTTGTGTAGCTTTTTTGCATTCAGTTCTGCAGCCAGCTAGAATGCTTTGCCTGTATTCAACATGTTACTCTAGGTCAGCTTTGGTATCCTCTTTGACTTCATGGGTAGCTCACAGATGGTTGGCTTTGGCTAGTCCAGTACCATAATATGCTGTAGTGTTGTAATTGCTGCTTTGAGGTGTTCCATAGAAAGCCTGCTTAACTTAAAAGCTGGCAGCGTGATGAGTAACAcgagttgtttttttctctgatacACCTGCAGGATTGAGTATCTTATTAGGAATATCAGTCTTTAAGTCTCTGTACTGTTATGGTATGAATAATTGCATCAAAAGAGGAGTTACCCTAATTGCTGGATGATAGCAGTCTCAGTGGTGTtatggggaggagaggcagtTGACCTGTGTAGTAAGTGCTCCCTGCCAATGCAATGTTCAGTTTCTCTTACAGCTTCTTTACTGATCTCCCTTTGCAATAAGTAATGTGACTTATTCTTAGCCCATTGTGTTCCTGGCCATGTAACTGTTCAGTTAGAGACTGTCCTTCTGaccttgttttaattttaacaaattaGAGCTGGCTCAGAAAGCATCAACCTAATTGTGAAGACTTCTgtagcttttcattttcaggttGGTTTCGTGACAGCAGTTCTGCAAATACTGTGGGTTGTTTACATTTAGTCAGTGCTTCAGTTTGTAATAGTAACATGGTTCTCACTTTTCTGATACCTATTCCCagtctgttttttaaacaaatattaatattttttttaaatcgaTAATAGAAAGTTGCTAGCTGGCTTAAGTTCTTGATTTGTGTACTTTTTATATTGTTGCACTAATTCTTATTAAACATTTCCTTATTCAGGTGATATTCATGGTCAGTATACAGACTTGCTTCGACTATTCGAATATGGAGGGTTCCCACCAGAAGCTAATTATCTTTTCCTTGGAGATTACGTAGACAGAGGCAAACAGTCTTTGGAAACAATTTGCCTATTACTGGCATATAAAATCAAATACCCAGAAAACTTCTTTCTCTTAAGAGGAAATCATGAGTGTGCTAGCATCAATCGGATATATGGATTCTATGATGAATGTAAGCAAAACCTATTTATTTTGATACAATGTTATAGACTAATACTGTTTTTCCAGTATTCTATGAACCTGCTCTGAAACTTTCTAAAAGTACATTTCAAACCAAAGTTAAAGTCACTGTagagaattattattattattattattattatttgcttttctcctgttcttttgAAATGCTATTTCAGGAGATTGAAACTAAAGTAACACTAACAGAAATAATACCCTTTGAAGACAATTGGCTAACATTTTTGGTCAGTTTGTGATATGTATTTTAGGTTAACTTTAAGAAAACAGTCTTCTCTTCCTAATGACACCCAACTGTTTTTGTAGGCAAGCGAAGATTTAACATTAAGCTGTGGAAGACCTTCACAGACTGTTTTAACTGTCTGCCTATTGCAGCCATTGTGGATGAGAAGATCTTCTGTTGTCATGGAGGTAAGCTggttgctgcttttaaaatctgtctAAACTGGTACTTGGGTTAATGTTAAACCAAATGGAGTGTGGATGTGGATACCTAGCTGAACACGTTTCACCTTATGTTGTCTCTAAAGGTTGCTGTTATGCCTTGTGCTTTTCTGTGCATCTGGCAGCAGACACATCATCCTTACCACATGGCCCTCTGTGCCTGAGGCCTGAGCTTACATTGTCACCCCTAGCAGTGAAGTGGAAGAGTAACTTTCACAGGTAACCCTAGCTCTATAGTGCTGGCCTCTTCAGCTGGCTTCAGAGATATTTGGTAGAAGGGACCACTGCTGTCACAAAGTCAAGCCTGCTGCTTGAAGACATTTGTTAGCCTTACAGCGTGTCAGCTATGGCTTGCCCTGACTGCATACAACATTTGTTGTTGGAAAATCCACATTCTGTGGGCACCTGACTCTGTGCTTGCCTcttcttgtgaaaaaaatatttggtgcTGATCTGAACGAGGCTTGTCACTTGTCTGAATATTGGAACATACATGGATGCTCATCTTCGTGGAAGGGAACTCCCCATGTTTTTACAGGCAATGATGCTTATGAGGGTTCCGGACATTGCAGAGTCATACAGTTGACAacaatttcaaattatttgtaaaagagCCATCCTGCCTTTTAGCAGCTGTCTTTGTGACTGTGTCCATTAACAGGCAACTTGATGCCTTGCACTGAGTGATCCAGAGGTGATCTGGCAGGTGTCACACTTGCACTGTCAGTGAGATGGTTAGAGCTAAGTGGAGTGAGAGCACTGCAGAAACGTCTATTTTGACTAGACAGCtgtctttgaaattaaaagtacCAGGAGCCTAAAGTTCCCAAGTAGACCTTTCCAGTCTTTGTGAAGTTGAATTGATGGCTTTTACTTACAGGTATCTCTGCAGCAATTCTACCTGTATGCAACATGCTGTAAAAATCACCCTGGCTCTTCTTGCATCTTGTGTTTTAAGCTTTTGACTACACTGCCTGCTGTTATAAGCTGTCAGAGTTTTATGCATAATATGCTCTGAAAGCATGAGAGACAGGCATTAAAGTCTGCAAGTTTCCAGGTAGCATTGAAATGTTAGAGAAAGTCCTTTTCTTACAGATCATCTCATTTTGTTCTCCGTCAGCGTGGTGTAgtgtctcttttttctttaagagatGGTACCTGTCTTAAAAGCTAGATCTTTTACTTTAGGAATATAAGATACAAAATCACTTCTTGCACCAAGGTAGCCAATTATCAGTGGCTAAAACagtttactattaaaaaaatggcaaaatactttttttactATTGCTTTACCTTTTTGTATCTTGTTTGATTCGTGAAGCAGTAGAGAACAAATGATGACAAAATACTGTAGTGTTTCAGGGAAACAAGCTTAGGTGGGTGGTAGAATGTAATCAAGGAAGTTTAGTAGCTAGAGTAGAATGGTGTGTTCTGTGAAGAAGCTGGTATGTTTGTGTCTATAAGCACTTGAAACTTGAGTCATGAGCAAGAACCCTAGAAAgctgtttttcaagaaaaaatgtcaAGCTTTATTATAAACATATTGGGTGTTAGCCTGTTTTTTAATCAAGCAGGCTTTTGTGCATATAGTATGTTTTGAGAATTCTCTCATGAAAACCAATATTTACTACTTTATTGAATGCTCCTGCTCCCTTAATTTGTACAGGCTTCATCTGTAATGAAAATTACATCACTCACTTGTGGCTGTGAAATAAAGTGGAAAGATTACTAAATGTGCTGTGTGCTCCTAATAAAGCAAAGTGGACTTTGAGCACATCAGTATGTTATgccctttccctgctcttctccaaTCCTATCCAAACTGCATTCCAGATCCCATGAAGTCATGGACTGTCAACGCCTTTTCATGATGTTGCTACTATAATAAACACTGAGACAGCAGCACACACCATGCAACTCTGCTGGAGGTTGAAGCTAGCATATAGCTATAAGGTAGGTGCCTTTTTTACTATATTGCGCATTTTTgcatagtttattttaaaaatattgtccTCTGGGATATATAATCAAACTTTGCAAAACCGCATAACATAGTAAAACAAAAGGCACCTAACCTACCCCAGTAGACTATCTACAATAGCTTGAAGCCATgactcagttttgtttttttttatctagaCTTTTCTGGGCATCTGCTGTTTAGAGTTTTGTGTACCACAGTATAAACCAAGCCTCTCTTGGATACATCCCTGTATCCAAATGTTCATGCAGTTGAAAGGATCTGTCAGTGTATGCCTTCAGTCacctccctctcttctctgtCCTTCCACCTTGCTCATACATGCAATATTTTGACCTTTTCTTAAAGCTGTCCTCTTGacttctgattttgctttttatctcaCCTCATTAAAGCTTATTCTGTAACCATTCCCAACTTTCTCCCCTTTGCTCTTGATTTTTAATCTGTACGGTGTTACCCTCTTATCTGTGACAACACTCCAACACTCTAGTTCTAATCTTTGGAGACCTTATGTGATTGCTTCCAAGGTTCTATAAACTTACAGTGCATGTTGTAGTGTCACGTTGATGGAACACATTGGACTTGCCACGTTGAATTTAAGCTCTGAGATGGAAGCCATTTTAGTTTAGTAGGATACTAGATTTATGTAATTTCAAGctctggaattatttttttcttgtgatggTAACaacaatgaaatatttgtgaagTTGAAGTCTCCTTGATAATCTTACGTAGCATCCAAAGAGACTTGAGGAGCTTCCTGGATTACACTATAACAAATTACTGTCATGCATATTCTACTAATTCCGTGTATCAAGGGGTGGTTCAAATTGAGAGCCTGGATTTGATGAGTCTGCCAGGAGTGATGacaattcatttttatttttcccttagGGAAGGGGTGGTCTTACACCTCAAGAATATGATAGTGTATTGAAAGACACTTTCTGTGCTTAGCTGTCATATATGACAAGACAACTTGATTCAATTGtgtgcttttcagttttctttcagtagaTAGCAGTGATCACTGTAGTGACAGCAGCTTGACAGTGAGCTTTAGTGTAGCCTGTGTTTGCATTCTTATTTCCTTCATGTAATGCTGGTCATGTACAATTTTGTCTCAAGATCTGAATTTGAGACATtagctatttatttttgtgcagCAGGAGTTAGATACTTGGAAAGAGGAGACCTCTTGTATGGTTACAGAGAGTTCTACAAATGTGCAGGGAGTTCACAGTGGTGTAAAATAGCACAAAAATTAACAGCCACAGGGTTGAGGCATGGTTTATAAAGTACTTTCTTTTAAGGTCTTTATGTTTTGGGTGCAACTTGAAACACTGAGAGCTGTAACTTATGAGGTGACAGAGTGGTTGTGCTTATTTCACTGAGATTGTCCCTTACTTATCTCAGGACATTACTAAGTACATTTAGAGTAGAATCCACATGCCTTTGTGCTAATGTAATATGCATGCAAATAgatcagttctgaaaaaaagaaagtggtaGGTTGATCAAAGTTTAAAAGCTATCCAGCCACTTGAATTTACATTAGTATCCATATTGTTGTGTTAAATAGAAAGGATTAAAACTCCTATGATACACTATTTAAGGTAAGATTTCTGCCCTCCTTCACAACCTCAGAGTAGTACTGTGGAGATAGATTTAACAGGCTGATGAGGTTAGAAGGCTTTTGTCATAAGAATACTTCTACAAATATAATTCAAGATCTTAGTATTTGGAGAATAATTCATTGAGTCTTTATATCAAGTGCATTGGAGTCCTTGTTGTAACATGGTGCATTGCCACTGTGCAAATGTCAGCTGGAACTATTTCATGTAGCGACTTCTTTCCAGTGACAGGTTTTCTTCTATCATGTCCCAAGTTCTGGACTGAGTCAAATGGGTATGGCTTGCTAATATGAAATATGCTTCATCACAAATTAACTCTTTGTGCTCTATTTCTAAATTTGCAACCTCCTTGATTAGGTAATCTTGGCCTAAGTCATTTAAGTCATTTCAGGACCATTACTTAAGATGCTAGAGCATCTAGTATGCTGTCTTTCATGCCTCTGTGGCTCAAGTAGAAAAGCTGTAGATTTTGTACTTTAAAGCTGTTCAAAGGGTGGCTTTGGAATCCCAAGCTCTGATTGTAATTACATGTTAATATACAAAGACACAAGTCTTTGTGATAAATTAGGTCTTTGAGTAATTGAGGTACTGTGGTTTTATAAATGACTTAAGCAGCTGAGCTGTAGTAGTTCACCAGCTTGTGCTCCTCCATTGCAGTTCCACAGTCTAATACTTGTTTACAGCAGtcactggctgctgctgagctgatgGATGATAAGACACTAAGTAACAGTGATCTAGCTTATGATTCAAGTCATACTTGTAAGCTGCTTTGGTTTGTGATCTTTTAAATCTGGGTAAggaattttcctttaattttttaaagaaaggtgATGGTTTTAAAGAAGGTCATCTGgaaatgctgggttttttctagTAATGCTCTATTGGTTTCTCCAGTAAGTGTTTCAGAACGTACCTACTTGTAGAGTTCTGTGCTGTGTGGCTAAAAGCATagtaggaaaacaaaaccccgTACTAATGTTTTGTCTGTCCCTCTGTTCAGGACCTTAGTTGTCTTACCGCACAGTGGTTTTTTATATTACAGTGGAAACTGGATGTTGAAACTCTAATTACGTGTTTTCTGGAACCCTTTTTACAGGTAAAATATGTAGATAAGTTACCACTTTTCTTGTACTTCCAGGACTGTCTCCAGATCTCCAGTCAATGGAGCAGATCCGGAGAATTATGAGACCTACAGATGTTCCTGACACAGGTGAGTAACACAGAATTTACTATAAATAAATCTTAATAATGGAACAGGCTTAATCAATTTCTGCACGTGCAGTGCTTTGACTTTGAGAGCAGCCTCTTTTTGACTTTGTGAGCAGCCTCTGTTCACAGTACAGGATTCCTCTGAGTCTGTGCAGGGCATGAGCCTTGTTCCTCGTGATTGCCAAGTTACCTGACATGTTAGAGGCTATTGCTCACATTACTGATGTCAGAGAAGGTTAGGATACGTTAACCAAATATGGATACATTATCCCTTTTTGCCTTAAAACAAATTTAGAAGTCTAATAAAATAATCGAATTAGACTAAATAGCAAGTTCTTCTTCCTGCCTTGGTTAGGCACACCCACACTTCAATTTATCAAAGAACATAACTGTTCAAAGCTTGCCTGAGTATCATTTAAAGTATCTGGGCTTCTCTCTACTGGAGGTGGTGTCCCCTTCCTCTTTAAGTTTGTAAAGTGTACCTCCCGTTTCACTGTGACTGGGATTGCAATTACTTGTATCAATGTGTTAGTCCCAAAATCCTCTTCTACTAGTACATTAATACTTCGTATATAGTGCTGGATGCAAATTGCTAGTGCTTTCTGTACAATGTTCTTTTGAATGGTTAAATAATAACCTTCCTCAGTGTCCcatttattctgaattttgttGTTAGTGTATTGAAAATACTGTTGAGCAGTacaatggattatttttttaagtgttaatTTCAACCATGGTATGATATAACTTGCAGAGTAGATACCACATCTACTCTCTTTTTGAAagtgtgttttttaaacatttaaatttacAGTTAAATCTTGGAATAGAAGAATTCTACTTCCTCTGTTCCTCAGTGCTTACACAGAGGAGTGATACTCATCTGCTGTCCCTTAGACAACATTTCTGTGCCAGCTGGTATATATACACTTGACACTGGGAAGCATTATTAGGCTAGTAAATGAGTGTTTCTGTAGTATAAATTACTACATTGTTCTTCCTTTTGTGATACATATAATTCTCTCAATGCATAACCAAATGCATGTCAGTACAAATGCTCCGTCTTTACGTTTATCAGAGCTGTCAGAAAAGGCAGTCCTATGCAACAGGCTAATACCACCACATGAGCCACCCCCAGGACTGCCCTTGCAGAATGTAGTTTTGGTTTCCATGGACACTTCACTGAAATCATATGTATTCTTAGTACCTCCTAAAAATAAgtgtgaagatgaaaaaaaaaaaagtgtcttttctCTGTGGAGTGGTGTACAGtctcagttttgctttcagaagcagTACCCAGGTGTTAACCAGCAGAGGTAAAATGAAATGACCCATCAGAGTCATGTGTGCATAGGGTACAGTTACTTAGAAAGTCTTGGTCTTTTGGACTTACTTAAGACAGCTGCTATTACAGAGTggaagtaaatttttttaaagtgaaaaataaaccGAAGAAGTCAGACTTCTGTGAAAGTTCCAGGTTCTTAACAGCTGTGCCTCTTTGGAGGGATGTCACTTGGTGACCATTTGTGTTGATACAGAAATTTTTGGTAGATGTTTGTGGGACTTGTGTGAAGAGTAGATCATGATGGCGTTTTCTaggctgatggaaaaaaaaaggcttttcaaCTTCAGTTGCAGTTTAAAGACCtcttatttttgttgtatttttatgGTGTTTGGAAGTTGTTTGCTCAAATCTAACTCAGTATTCCAGCTTGCATCTTTTGCCTTCAGTAACTGTTAAAGTAGTTGCATTTTACGAGGGCAAGGTATAAATTATGTTTTGGTCAGCACTGCCAACCATATGCTCATTAGAAAACTAATCTTGAATGCGTCGAgtgggctgtgctggtcaaCCTAAGCTGTTGCAGTGATATATGTTGTGTATGTTCAAGTACAAACATTCTTGGGCAACATGGTTTAGACAAATGTCGCAGGGTTCTGTTACACCACTACTTATAGATACTTAAGATTATAGGGCAGATTTCTATGTGTAATTCTAAATGTGATTTTGGTGAGAGATTAGAAAAGGAAGCACTTCCTAAGCAGCTGAGACAATCAGGTTGTGTCACTTGTTGGAAATTCGTGACTAGAAAGCATTAAGGATTTCCGTGCAACCATTCTGTGTAAAAAACATGGTGTTCAGTATAGAACTTAATTCTGATCAAGTAAGATTTTTGTCATAGCCTGTTTGTATTCAGTAGCTTATTTCTAGCTAGatttaataaaatgcaattgTACTTGCTCTGTTCTTTGTCTCGTGAAGGCAAATAAGATCTTAGCCTGTGTTAGAGAGGATCTGGAGAAAATCTGTGATTGGCACCAATGATGGTTTGCTAGCTGTGTGTAATTATAAATGGGTCTGTTTGCACAAGAGGTTTCAGACATTAGTTCTGCTTGATTGCAACTCGAAGGATCTGGTATTTAAGAAATagaatatattttgtttagCAAATAATCAGACCTAACTGTTAATCAGACTACTGAATGACAGATGAAGGAGCCTGCTGGTATATCTTCGATTGTGAAACTATGCTTTAAGGTATTTAAATACCTAAGGGTTAGTCCTCACGGGTGAAAAAGGTATCATTTAATGGAAACCTaggaaataaattctgaatgctttttgtttgtgttgcaGTTGAATTGGCTTTGTTCTTCCATGTGTGAAGGTGCTTAGAAAGTTTTATACATAAAGGCATTGCTGTTTGTctagagcaatttttttttagtatctaGTTTTAACTCCAGAGTTGGCTGACC includes the following:
- the PPP1CB gene encoding serine/threonine-protein phosphatase PP1-beta catalytic subunit, with the translated sequence MADGELNVDSLITRLLEVRGCRPGKIVQMTEAEVRGLCIKSREIFLSQPILLELEAPLKICGDIHGQYTDLLRLFEYGGFPPEANYLFLGDYVDRGKQSLETICLLLAYKIKYPENFFLLRGNHECASINRIYGFYDECKRRFNIKLWKTFTDCFNCLPIAAIVDEKIFCCHGGLSPDLQSMEQIRRIMRPTDVPDTGLLCDLLWSDPDKDVQGWGENDRGVSFTFGADVVSKFLNRHDLDLICRAHQVVEDGYEFFAKRQLVTLFSAPNYCGEFDNAGGMMSVDETLMCSFQILKPSEKKAKYQYGGLNSGRPVTPPRTANPPKKR